Part of the Catalinimonas alkaloidigena genome is shown below.
CCCTACCCTTCCTCCTCAGCTTCTGCCTGATCGGTTTTATGCTTTTTGCTTTTACCCTCAAAAATCCTTTTGAGGAGCAAGACCTGCCAGAGCAAGAAACTGAAACAGCAAGGGACACACTTTTGTATGCTCCTTATCTTCAGATCTTTGATGGTTATGGACAGCAGATATTTAATGGTAATGGTGAGTCGGTGGTGAAAAGGGTGATTTTGAAGTAGGTATTTGAATGAATTTTTACGAATTATGTGTTTATTCAAAACGACTTCTTGCTATATGAAAACAATTGTCATTCAGCATTGCATGCCACAAAAGAACCTTATTGGAATTTGCTAAAGGAGTAGCGCGAAGGAAATAAGAGTATATGTTATATGTCATTTTATTATCAAAAATCAGTTCAGTATTATTGATTTAAAAAGTTCCTACTGAATGACATCCGAAGCGTATTTGGTATAAACTATATAGCTGCCTAAAAACGTATTGAAGAGCTTATTTGACCTAAAGCTTCAGGACTTACTTTTACTATGGTTGCAGTTTTATAGATGGTAAAGATGCCTACGGCATGACATACACACACTGGATAAGGGTGAACGAACAATATGAAGCACTCTATTTATAATGCCCCTTCGGCAAATTCCTCAATCTTTCTGCGCTGGACTCAGCGGTGATATCGCGCTGGGGGTCGCCCAGCATTTCGTAGCCCACCATAAATTTTTTGACCGTAGCGGAGCGTAACAGTGGCGGATAAAAGTGATGGTGAAAATGCCATTCCGTGTGCTCCAAGCCATCGGTAGGAGCCTGGTGAATACCCGCGGAATAGGGAAAAGAGGTCTCAAAAAGATTGTCGTACAAAATGGTGAGCTTTTTCAGTATCTCAGCATATGCCAGCTTTTCTTCTCCCGTAAACTGTAATATATTTTGCAGATGACGCTTGCTGATGATCATGGTCTCAAAGGGCCAGACCGCCCAGAAAGGAACTACGGCTACAAAATGCTCATTTTCCAGCACAATGCGTTCCTTTTCTTCCAGTTCCAGCTTCACATAATCTTCCAGCAGACTGCTGCCATTTTTTTGCAGATAATCTCCCTGATGCTTGCCTTCCAGCACCGGCTCCATAGGCACGGTACTTTGTGCCCAGATTTGCCCGTGGGGATGTGGATTGCTACAGCCCATCATCTGTCCTTTGTTCTCAAAAATCTGCACGTAATTGATCTCAGGATGGCTTCCCAACTCCTCAAATTCCTTTTGCCACAGTTCCACTACTTTTACGATTTCAGCAACTTCCATCTGGGGCAGTGTGAGGTCGTGGCGTGGAGAGAAGCAGATTACCCTACATATGCCTTTTTCACTTTGCGCTCTGAGCAGATTGCCTTTCTCTTCACTACCGCCAGGCACATCTTCTTTGAGCGCGGCAAAGTCGTTAGTAAATACAAAAGTACTTTCGTACTGCGGATTTTGCTCACCTCCTGCTCTGCTGTTGCCCGGACAGAGATAACATTTAGGATCATATTCCGGCCGCTTTTCCTCATCCAGCTTCTCTACCTGTCCCTGCCAGGGGCGCTTCATGCGGTGGGGCGAGACCAGTACATGCTCACCAGTGAGCGGATTATACCTTCTATGTGGATGCTCTTTTAAGTCAAAATCCATAGGGCTAATGATTATTGGAGAATGAATAATGATGAATTGCAGTAAACAAAATGGTAGTTGTTTCTAAACCTTTATCATTCTTCATTAGTCATTCTTCATTACTTCTGTTCCGTTGACAATATCGCCGATATACACTTTCAGTTCACGACGAAACTTTTGCTGGTACTCCTGCTCTATGTCCATGGTCATTTCAGCCAGGGCTTCCTCTTTTACCAGATTAATAGTACAACCGCCAAAGCCGCCTCCCATCATGCGGGCTCCCAGCACGTTCTCATCATCGCGGGTCTGTTCTACCAGAAAATCCAGCTCTTCGCAGCTTACTTCATATGCTTTGCTCAGCCCCTCATGCGACTCATACATTTTTTGCCCAAAGCCTGACAAGTCATCATTTTGAAGCAAGCGGCAGGCTTCTTCTACTCTGGCATTTTCTTCAACCACATAACGACAGCGGCGATATACTACTTCATCCATCATAGTACGAAAACGGGTGAGCATATCCATATCCACATCGCGCAGGCTTTTGATATCCAACTCCTGCTCCTTCAGGCGCTGCACACCTTCTTCACACTGCTGCCGGCGGGTATTGTATTCTGAAGAAGCCAGGGAATGACTGATATTGGTATCCAGCAATACTATTTTGTGTCCGCTGATCTTGAAGGGAATCATCTCATACTCCAGGGAGCGGCAATCCAGCTTGATTACCTGATGACGCTGACCAAATAAATTGGCAAACTGGTCCATGATACCGCATTGTACGCCCACATACTCATTCTCTGACTTTTGGGATAGCTTGGCAATACTTAGTCTATCAAGGCCCAATGCAAACACGTGGTTAAGCGCGGTAGCCAGGCCACATTCCAGCGCTGCAGAAGAGGACATCCCTGCTCCTCGAGGAATATCTCCTCCAAATACACAGTCAAAACCTCCTACAGACAGGCCCTGCTTTTGCAGCTGGTCAATAATTCCCAGAATGTAATTGACCCAGGCATGTTCAGAGCGCTGAAAGGCTTCCGGATCAAAGTCTACACTTTCCCGCATATCATATGAATATACCCGGCAACGGGAGTGGTCGTTGGGTGCCAGGGCAAAGATCATGTCCTTGTTGATGGCTGCCGGAAGCACAAAACCCTCATTATAATCAGTATGTTCTCCTATAAGGTTGACCCTGCCCGGGGAACGCACCAGGCTTGGCTCTTTCTCATAGAGTTCTAAAAATTTGTTTCTAATAATGGAAGCATCCATAAAAAATAGGTTACCAATAAATAATATATAAAGCTGCCAAAATACCGATAATTAACAAAGCACCTACATTAAACTTACGGCTGGTTTTGAACAGATCGTAAGAAAGCTCAATAGAATTAGGCTGATCCTTGCCGGATTGTACCAGGCTAATGACGATCATTAAAGTAGCTAGTATCAGGAAAACCACGCCCATCCTGTCAATGAAAGGAAGCTCAGGGAAAAAGAACGCTAATGCAGCCGATAGCGGAATGGTGAGAATAGCGGCAGTAAGTGCGGCATCCGGGGTAGTTTTTTTCCAGAATACGCCAAACACAAAGATCACAAACACGCCGGGCGATACATAGCCGGTGTATTCCTGTATGTACTGAAATACCTGACCCAGTCCTTGTAGG
Proteins encoded:
- a CDS encoding UDP-glucose--hexose-1-phosphate uridylyltransferase, producing the protein MDFDLKEHPHRRYNPLTGEHVLVSPHRMKRPWQGQVEKLDEEKRPEYDPKCYLCPGNSRAGGEQNPQYESTFVFTNDFAALKEDVPGGSEEKGNLLRAQSEKGICRVICFSPRHDLTLPQMEVAEIVKVVELWQKEFEELGSHPEINYVQIFENKGQMMGCSNPHPHGQIWAQSTVPMEPVLEGKHQGDYLQKNGSSLLEDYVKLELEEKERIVLENEHFVAVVPFWAVWPFETMIISKRHLQNILQFTGEEKLAYAEILKKLTILYDNLFETSFPYSAGIHQAPTDGLEHTEWHFHHHFYPPLLRSATVKKFMVGYEMLGDPQRDITAESSAERLRNLPKGHYK
- a CDS encoding galactokinase; this encodes MDASIIRNKFLELYEKEPSLVRSPGRVNLIGEHTDYNEGFVLPAAINKDMIFALAPNDHSRCRVYSYDMRESVDFDPEAFQRSEHAWVNYILGIIDQLQKQGLSVGGFDCVFGGDIPRGAGMSSSAALECGLATALNHVFALGLDRLSIAKLSQKSENEYVGVQCGIMDQFANLFGQRHQVIKLDCRSLEYEMIPFKISGHKIVLLDTNISHSLASSEYNTRRQQCEEGVQRLKEQELDIKSLRDVDMDMLTRFRTMMDEVVYRRCRYVVEENARVEEACRLLQNDDLSGFGQKMYESHEGLSKAYEVSCEELDFLVEQTRDDENVLGARMMGGGFGGCTINLVKEEALAEMTMDIEQEYQQKFRRELKVYIGDIVNGTEVMKND